A single window of Leptospira wolffii serovar Khorat str. Khorat-H2 DNA harbors:
- a CDS encoding CPBP family intramembrane glutamic endopeptidase, giving the protein MNLLKESLKDFFETSKDRLSFGGVFLLFFLVWLFNYNSGFVPKIFVSLKDEQVYLLVFFFLFYTMGAFLIYPIVLSLYGKLKEFKSSILPILGIVFVLTLVSSARMKDTSLLSFLDHSQVRIGMLVLNYISNIAIYLALPLFWFLSKKDSEDRFLGLDKPPRFGEVLFLFGIMIIPIALASFSLSFLSVYPRFANRLPDGYLDYPPAIWIILFELTYALGFASLETFFRGYLVFPFLGRFGSKPAVLAMAFLYGLLHFTKPMFEALGSFFGGFVLGLISYRTKSVYAGILIHIGVAWAMELFATLQFLYFL; this is encoded by the coding sequence TTGAATCTATTAAAGGAAAGTTTAAAGGATTTTTTCGAAACTAGCAAGGATCGGTTATCGTTCGGAGGAGTTTTTCTTCTCTTTTTCTTAGTATGGCTCTTTAATTATAATTCCGGGTTCGTTCCTAAGATCTTCGTTTCCTTAAAGGACGAGCAGGTTTACCTGCTTGTTTTCTTTTTCCTGTTTTACACGATGGGAGCGTTCTTGATTTATCCGATCGTGCTAAGTCTTTACGGTAAATTAAAAGAATTTAAATCTTCGATTCTTCCCATTCTCGGAATCGTCTTCGTTTTGACCCTCGTAAGTTCCGCGAGAATGAAGGATACCAGTCTGCTTTCCTTTTTGGACCATTCCCAGGTTCGAATCGGAATGTTGGTTCTGAATTATATTAGTAATATTGCAATTTATCTCGCTCTACCGCTTTTTTGGTTTCTAAGTAAAAAGGACTCCGAGGATCGGTTTCTCGGATTAGACAAACCTCCGCGCTTTGGAGAGGTTCTTTTCCTTTTTGGAATTATGATAATTCCGATCGCTTTGGCCTCCTTTTCTCTCTCTTTTCTTTCCGTTTATCCTAGATTCGCGAATCGATTGCCGGACGGATATTTGGATTATCCTCCCGCGATTTGGATTATTTTATTCGAACTTACTTATGCATTAGGATTCGCTTCGTTGGAGACTTTTTTTAGAGGGTATCTGGTCTTTCCTTTTTTAGGACGATTCGGAAGTAAACCCGCAGTCTTAGCCATGGCTTTCCTGTACGGGCTTCTACATTTTACCAAGCCGATGTTCGAAGCGTTGGGTTCCTTTTTCGGAGGATTCGTTCTTGGGTTGATTTCCTATCGGACCAAATCCGTTTACGCGGGAATTTTGATCCATATAGGAGTAGCCTGGGCGATGGAGCTATTCGCCACATTGCAGTTTCTTTACTTTCTATAA
- a CDS encoding GMC family oxidoreductase: MKDQERTSVHFDYDYIVVGSGFGGSVSAMRLSQKGYSVLVVESGKRWTAKDFPKTNWSVHKYLWMPRLGFYGIQRLNLLKDFFLVSGAGVGGGSLVYANTLYVPSDKILNHPVYRNIGGKEGMLPFYRVASRMLGVVRNQYLDKSDSILKEIAEDMGRGDTFTPTPVGVFFGDKPGKTVRDPFFQGEGPDRTTCNYCGGCMVGCRFNSKNTLDKNYLFFAEKLGAKVLPETKVMDLVPLDKNGKLDPDASGEYGYELHTKSTTGWFGAPKRTLRTRNVVLSAAVMGTVGLLLRAKEKGNMKRLSPKLGDSVRTNSETVLGVTKFGKNVDFSQGVAITSSIHPDEHTHIEPVRYSRGSDFFGILASVLTDGGGFFPRPLRYFFTMFRHPIYFLKASWPIGFAKNSLILLVMQTLDNQVKLVRQRRLAWPFEKSMTSTLTEGEKTPSYIPIANQTARKIAKKIGGIPRSSLNDVLLNAPITGHIMGGCVMGGSSNEGVIDFQNRVYGYKNLMICDSSMIPINLGVNPSLSITAMTERAMSFIPPKEKGQVSVFGFEKTFGISSVVFGKSKEIGTKSPKKRNMQTKPKNQARKKTKSVRS; the protein is encoded by the coding sequence ATGAAGGATCAAGAAAGAACAAGCGTTCATTTCGATTATGATTATATCGTAGTCGGTTCCGGTTTCGGGGGAAGCGTTTCCGCCATGCGTCTCAGCCAAAAGGGTTACTCCGTCCTGGTGGTAGAATCGGGAAAGAGATGGACCGCAAAGGATTTTCCAAAAACGAATTGGTCCGTTCATAAATATTTATGGATGCCTCGTTTAGGTTTTTACGGTATCCAAAGATTGAATCTGCTCAAAGATTTTTTCCTTGTGAGCGGAGCGGGAGTGGGGGGCGGTTCTCTCGTATACGCCAACACGTTATACGTTCCTAGTGATAAGATCTTAAATCATCCGGTTTATAGAAACATCGGAGGCAAAGAGGGGATGCTCCCTTTTTATCGAGTCGCCTCAAGAATGTTGGGTGTGGTTCGGAATCAGTACTTGGACAAGTCGGATTCTATTCTAAAAGAAATCGCGGAAGATATGGGAAGGGGGGACACATTCACTCCCACTCCCGTCGGAGTTTTCTTCGGAGATAAACCGGGGAAAACGGTTCGGGATCCTTTCTTCCAGGGAGAAGGTCCCGATAGGACGACTTGTAATTATTGCGGCGGATGCATGGTTGGATGCCGCTTCAATTCCAAAAATACATTAGATAAAAATTATCTATTTTTCGCGGAGAAATTGGGAGCAAAAGTTTTGCCCGAAACCAAGGTCATGGATCTGGTTCCTTTGGATAAGAACGGGAAATTGGATCCGGATGCAAGCGGAGAATACGGATACGAATTGCATACGAAATCCACCACCGGCTGGTTCGGCGCTCCGAAGAGGACTTTAAGAACCAGGAATGTGGTTCTTTCCGCAGCCGTAATGGGGACGGTCGGTTTGTTACTTCGTGCGAAAGAAAAAGGTAATATGAAACGCCTCTCTCCTAAGCTAGGAGATTCCGTAAGAACGAATAGCGAAACGGTTCTTGGAGTCACTAAGTTTGGAAAGAATGTGGATTTTTCCCAGGGAGTCGCGATCACTTCTTCTATTCACCCCGACGAGCATACGCATATAGAGCCGGTACGATATTCTCGAGGTTCCGATTTCTTCGGAATTCTTGCCAGCGTTCTGACCGACGGGGGAGGCTTCTTTCCTCGTCCTCTGAGATATTTCTTCACGATGTTCCGACATCCGATTTATTTCTTAAAGGCGTCTTGGCCGATCGGTTTCGCAAAGAATTCTCTGATCCTATTGGTCATGCAGACCTTGGATAATCAGGTAAAATTGGTTCGGCAAAGAAGGCTCGCTTGGCCTTTCGAGAAATCCATGACTTCGACCTTGACCGAAGGGGAAAAAACTCCCTCTTATATCCCCATCGCGAATCAAACCGCTCGTAAGATCGCAAAGAAGATCGGGGGAATTCCTCGCAGTTCCCTCAATGACGTGCTTCTAAACGCTCCTATTACGGGACACATTATGGGCGGTTGCGTAATGGGTGGGAGCTCCAACGAAGGCGTAATCGATTTTCAGAATCGAGTGTACGGTTATAAGAATTTGATGATCTGCGATAGCTCCATGATTCCCATCAATCTAGGAGTGAATCCTTCCCTATCGATCACTGCTATGACGGAAAGAGCTATGTCCTTCATTCCCCCGAAAGAGAAAGGACAGGTATCCGTTTTCGGATTTGAGAAGACTTTCGGGATTTCTTCCGTCGTTTTCGGAAAATCCAAAGAGATCGGAACGAAATCCCCTAAGAAGCGAAACATGCAGACTAAGCCAAAGAACCAAGCGCGGAAGAAAACGAAGTCCGTCCGCTCCTAG